The following DNA comes from Paenibacillus crassostreae.
TATCACTAGCTTCCCTATTTATTAGTCGATCAACATCATGTCATGCGTAGCTTCTGAATCAGAAACTTAGATTGATCAGCATGCCACGAATTTCTCCCATTTGCTCGAGAAGAGCTATCTTGCCCTCTTCGCTTTCTAATAATTCATCAGCCATAGCCAGTAAAGCTGCATCCAGCTCATCAATTAATTTATATCGTTTCCCACGACCTCTTCGATCCCAGCCTCTGGTCTCCTTCATTGTTACACCACGACGAACAGTATCTTCAAGGAATCGTTTGATCATCATCCGATATGTCTTCAATTCACGAATCGTCATTGATCTCGCCAAACGATCCCCTTGCATTTGAATTTCTTTAACCCGTCGGCCAAGTTCTTCTTGTGATGCATG
Coding sequences within:
- a CDS encoding YaaR family protein; translated protein: MKINPGYRPIKSEIPITDTNAKPIQQKSFSDVIQQQGHHASQEELGRRVKEIQMQGDRLARSMTIRELKTYRMMIKRFLEDTVRRGVTMKETRGWDRRGRGKRYKLIDELDAALLAMADELLESEEGKIALLEQMGEIRGMLINLSF